A portion of the Myripristis murdjan chromosome 13, fMyrMur1.1, whole genome shotgun sequence genome contains these proteins:
- the rps3 gene encoding small ribosomal subunit protein uS3, producing MAVQISKKRKFVSDGIFKAELNEFLTRELAEDGYSGVEVRVTPTRTEIIILATRTQNVLGEKGRRIRELTAVVQKRFGFPEGSVELYAEKVATRGLCAIAQAESLRYKLLGGLAVRRACYGVLRFIMESGAKGCEVVVSGKLRGQRAKSMKFVDGLMIHSGDPVNYYVDTAVRHVLLRQGVLGIKVKIMLPWDPSGKMGPKKPLPDHVSIVEPKEETLPTTPMSEQKGAKPEVPVMPQGAPVPTA from the exons ATGGCGGTGCAAATCTCCAAGAAGAGGAAG TTCGTCTCAGACGGTATCTTCAAGGCCGAGCTGAACGAGTTCTTGACTCGTGAGCTTGCTGAGGATGGATACTCGGGTGTGGAGGTGCGTGTGACCCCAACCAGGACCGAGATCATCATCCTTGCCACAAG GACCCAGAATGTTCTGGGAGAGAAGGGCCGTCGCATCAGAGAGCTGACAGCAGTGGTCCAGAAGAGGTTTGGCTTCCCCGAGGGCAGTGTGGAG CTGTATGCTGAGAAAGTTGCCACCCGTGGTCTGTGTGCCATCGCTCAGGCAGAGTCTCTGCGCTACAAGCTGCTGGGAGGTCTGGCCGTGCGTAG GGCTTGTTACGGTGTTCTGAGGTTCATCATGGAGAGCGGAGCCAAGGGCTGCGAGGTTGTGGTGTCTGGCAAGCTGAGGGGTCAGAGGGCCAAGTCCATGAAGTTTGTGGATGGCCTGATGATTCACAGTGGAGACCCAGTCAACTACTACGTCGACACAGCCGTCCGCCACGTCCTGCTCAGGCAGG GTGTGCTGGGCATCAAGGTGAAGATCATGCTGCCCTGGGACCCCAGCGGCAAGATGGGCCCCAAGAAACCCCTGCCCGACCACGTCAGCATTGTGGAGCCCAAGGAGGAGACCCTGCCCACCACACCCATGTCTGAGCAGAAGGGGGCCAAGCCAGAGGTGCCCGTCATGCCCCAGGGAGCACCCGTACCCACCGCATAA